Genomic DNA from Paenibacillus sp. MBLB1832:
CCTAAAAAGTAATAAATAAAATGATCCCCTCTGGTCCAGCAACGAAAAGGTTGTTGGTTGGTGGGGATTTTTTTATGAATATGATTACCACAGTCTAGCGGGGAAGCCGAGACTCAATGAACTGCTTCAGCTGTTCAATATCCTGCTTCGTCGCAGGCACTTTATGCGGCTTCGGCTTAATGGTCAGCTGACCGCCGGCCTCAATAGCTGCGTATTCAACATCATCGCGATCGAAGATCCCGGCGGTGCGCAGCTGAGCGTTAAGCTCTTCATCGGAAAGGTTCAGCGATTTCATTGCTCCCAGCTTCAACTCTCCGTTCACGATGATTGATATTGGTTTGCCGATCCATAAAGCGCGAATTGGCGCATAGCGCATGAGCAAAGCTCTAATTATCCGTAATGTCAGAATGAGAATGATCGCGGTGCCAAAGGTCGTCCATATGTTCTCATTTTCAACAGGTCGAATGAATAACGGACCAAGAATCAGCATTAGCAGCACGTCGACAATCGTTAATTTCCCGATTGACGTTCGACCAGTAAGTCGGAGGAGCAGCGAGCCAGCGGTAATAATGAGGATGGCTTTCCAAATCCAGTCGTAATGCATGAAACACCCCCCTTTTCTGGCATAGTATTCCACGAGCTCAGCATCCCCTATACGCAATGGAATTCAGAGGCCTACTCACTCGTCTCCTACATGCTTAATAAGGTTAAATCCCCGCTCGCTCCAATCTCAGCAGCTTCTCCTTATTCGCCAGTCCACCCCGATACCCGGTCAACGCCCCGTCCTTCCCCAACACGCGGTGGCAAGGAACGACGATGAGCACGGGGTTTGCCCCGATGGCGGTACCCACAGCTCTAACGGCGCTAGAACGCCCGAGCGACTGGGCTACCTGTGAATAACTTACGGTTTCCCCGTGGGAAATCGTGTTCAGCGCTTGCCATACCGCTTGCTGGAACGCCGTTCCCCGCAAATCCACACGCAGTGTGAAAGTTGACCTTTTTCCTGCCAAATACTCGTCTAACTCTTGCACATAAGGCTGTAATACTTCACTGTCTTGTACCCACGATGTCTGAGGCCCGAGCTTACTCCCCCAATTGATC
This window encodes:
- a CDS encoding DUF421 domain-containing protein; this encodes MHYDWIWKAILIITAGSLLLRLTGRTSIGKLTIVDVLLMLILGPLFIRPVENENIWTTFGTAIILILTLRIIRALLMRYAPIRALWIGKPISIIVNGELKLGAMKSLNLSDEELNAQLRTAGIFDRDDVEYAAIEAGGQLTIKPKPHKVPATKQDIEQLKQFIESRLPR
- a CDS encoding methylated-DNA--[protein]-cysteine S-methyltransferase, with the protein product MEKELTRIYWSTVHLHGSNMVLAATDKGLCYVQFQNGDAASGVDEAAWQQLINWGSKLGPQTSWVQDSEVLQPYVQELDEYLAGKRSTFTLRVDLRGTAFQQAVWQALNTISHGETVSYSQVAQSLGRSSAVRAVGTAIGANPVLIVVPCHRVLGKDGALTGYRGGLANKEKLLRLERAGI